The DNA region acgtactttaaaagtgttgtaaTTTActtaaaatgcacacattacttgtatttttagttttaaacatattgtatggctctcgcggaattacattttaaaaatatgtggtgttcatggctctctcagccgatAAGGTTCACGACCCCTGGTATAGAGGATGTCAGTGAAGCATATCTGGAAGTAAACGTGCTTAAACAAAGGCAACTACAGTATGTAACCTAATACACAGAATGTTATTTTTCCAAACTCTGTCAAGGTTTAGATAATTAACATCCAGGTTAAAAATGCAAATAACCAATGCATATTCCTTTAAATATCAATCATgcattttttgtgcttttaaacaGGGTTTAAAAGGTGACCTTAATGTACTATCACCGCTGAAGAAACAAATACTGTTGTTCAGTTGTGAGTAAAGATGCATCACTCAGCACTATTTGATTATAATTTAATCATGTACTGTAAACTACTACAAGTTAATCTGTGCTAGGGGAGAAATGTTGGTATTACACACATAAAACAAAGctctttttttattgacaaaaaCCGTGCACTACAGCAGAAAACTGTAATAAACTAGTTTGGACACGTGCTCTTGGACATCACAGGTCATGGGTAAGTCACCAGGGTTAAGGATCATCTGCTGAGCAAAGGCATCACCAATTCACCATTCATCTTAGGCTCACTAGTGGCGTCCTTCCTACAGTGCAAGTGGggtggtctcggtgctgtggtcAATGCCACGGCCACTCTTGCTGCAACAGACAGCTTTTCTGCTGCGCTCTGCTGTATTTTTATGTAGCCAAAGAAAGAACGCTGACGACTCAAGAGCGGAGCCGCTTATGGTTACCATTGAGAGACAGCACACACAAACAGATGACACGCTGTGGAGATAAGTAAAACACAGGCACAGATAAGACTGTGCGGACCAAAGAGGTAAGCGAGGAAGTGATGCTGGTGGAGGTTGTGAAGGAGCACTGAAAGAATGCTGACGTCTCCAGAGCTGATTAGCACTACAGCGGAGACATCACACCCACAGCTGAGGAAAATGCTGAGTGTGGAGGTAGGACAGGCTGGGGGGTGCAAATGACAAGGGAGACAGAAAAGAACTTGGAGGGGGGCATAGGTGGGATGGAGGGATGGGATGGCAAGGGAGAGGCAAAGGGGGTGGGAGGGTGTTTGGGTGAAAATGCATCCTCAACACATTTGTAAGAGCTTAGCTGTTGGGCACGGAGGTGGGTGGAGGGAGGATAGAGAGAACACCagagggggtggggggcagCGGTGGGGATTGGGGTCGTGGAGAAAAGAACTGAGCTCAGCAACGACCACGGCTAAAACCTCCAATTAGGAAAGTTTTGAAGGCGATCCAGTGCAGCGAAACAACTGCTGACCATTTGACACACACATTTACACGTAGAATGAAAACGTCCTGGACCTGGTGAAAAAGTCGTCCTTAAAAATCGAACCGACTAGACTAAACACCCTGCATGCAGCGCAGACTGAAGGCAACGTGTGTATCTTCTTCAGACTGCACCCTAATTAATCTTCTTTGAGAAAACCTTTTGCACCAGGCCAACAACAACACGGAAAGGAATTTCTTAGAAAGCGACTTCCAGCTGGTGTTATGCTACCGTCTACACACACTGACACACACAAATAGAGACTAAAATAAATAGCCAGATTAGGTACTACAAAACCCCAGGGCTTGAGCGCGTGGATGTACACAAGCTCGAAACAGTCAACACAGTGAGAAAGATTGAGAGTAGATTGTTAGAGTGATGAAGTTGCAAGTCTATATTTAGTGAGTAATCCTAGCATTACAACAAGTTTAACTGTGCTTGCAAGTGAGCGAGCAATCAGTAAGAACAGAGAAAACAGTAGGTAAAGTGAAAGACTAATATCACAAAagttaaacaattaaaactacTACTGCTCACCTTGCCATCATTTCAAGGAGGCAGAACTTGCGCTCATACGTCTACGTGGGCTGTGAGCATAGGTAAATAATTAACACTGAGCTCTGTGGGGAGGCTAATTGAGATTTAGGAATCAGATCAACAATAATGACAACCTGCGAGAGTAACATGGAGAGAGTACACTTTCTCTTATGTGTTCTTTAATGTGTTTGTATGGCACAGGGTGCAAATGGGAAGTTTGCAGAGCATGGAGAGAGAGAGAAGCTTcagacctacagtggggcaaataagtatttagtcaaccactaattgtgcaagttctcccacttgaaaatattagagaggcctgtaattgtcaacatgggtaaacctcaaccatgagagacagaatgtggggaaaaaaaccagaaaatcacattgtttgatttttaaagaatttatttgcaaatcatggtggaaaataagtatttggtcaaaccaaaagttcatctcaatactttgctggcaataacggaggccaaacgttttctgtaactctttacaagcttttcacacactgttgctggaattttggcccattcctccatgcagatctcctctagggcagtgatgttttggggctgtcgttgggcaacacagactttcaactccgtccacagattttctatggggttgagatctggagactggctaggccactccaggaccttgaaatgcttcttgcgaagccactcctttgttgccctggctgtgtgtttgggatcattgtcatgctgaaagacccagccacatctcatcttcaatgcccttgctgctggaaggagattttcactcaagttctctcgatacatgaccccattcattctatcttttacaaagatcagtcgtcctggtccttttgcagaaaaacagcctcaaagcatgatgtttccacccccatgcttcacagtgggtatggtgttcttcggatgcaattcagtattctttctcctccaaacacgagaacctgtgtttctaccaaaaagttcaattttggtttattctgacaataacacattctcccagtcctcttttggatcatgcaaatgctctctagcgaaccacagatgggcctggacatgtactggcttcagcagggggacacgtctggcagtgcaggatttgagtccctggcggtggattgtgttactgatagtagcctttgttactgtggtcccagctctctgtaggtcattcactcggtcaccccgtgtggttttgggatttttgctcactgttcttgttatcattttgacgccacggggtgagatcttgcatggagccccagatcgagggagattatcagtggtcttgtatgtcttccattttctaataattgctcccacagttgatttctttacactaagcgttttacctattgcagattcagtcttcccagccaggtgcaggtctacaattttgtctctggtatccttcgacagctctttggtcttggccatagtagagtttgaAATGTTACTGaccgaggttgtggacaggtgtcttttataccgataatgagttaaaacaggtgccattaatacaggtaacgaatggagcctcgttagacctcgtcgacagccagaaatcttgcttgtttgtaggtgaccaaatacttattttctactctaatttggaatttttttttttttaatcaaacaatgtgattttctgttttatttttccacattctgtccctcatggttgaggtttacccattgttacaattacaggcctctctaatcttttcaagtaggagaacttgcacaattggttgactaaatacttatttgccccagtgtATGTGAAATATTGGGACAAAGAAGACGAGAAGAGTGAAACTCACAAACTCACAATCTGCCGTATTAGAAACTTTCAACAAACTGAGATgcttttttaacaaacaaaatgcttttttaaaattgccTGAAACTTCAGTTGaatgataacaataataatatttttttttaaaaattggattACAATGTtaatcaaaactaaaattaaaatcacctatccatccattttccatAGCGTTTGTACTCAGACTTCTCCGTGTGCAATCATCTTatcttattttagtagttggtgTGTACATAGGAACCAAGACGCTAAGCTGTCTGAGGCTTTGTGCTGCTGGCAGTCACACAGGGCAAACACATATTAAGAAGGCACCAGACCAAACAGCGCTCAGAAACCTACTTGGAGGAAAACAATTATTGGACCTTATTTTTCCTCTCTGGGACCCGGGTTGCCACCTCCGACAGAACTTGGACCATGTTCTGCGCTTCCATTGTTGCAGCACCCATCCATTGCTGTAGCTGTAAGGTAGTCAGTGCCTGTGGTGGCGGATAACCCCAAATATATTTGTGAACACTAGTGCTGAGATATTccatcaagctgaagaaggaagtCAAATCACAGATTCAGTGATTCTGTATGGTTTTTATCCTGGCCATGGAGCGAGCCGCACACAATTAAGGAAagaatttgtatttgtattgtattgaatgtatttatattgaaccgtttcggtacgttatgctcggttcggaacggaggcgtactgaacgagtttctgacgttatgtaacccttacttttcgatgctgtgagttgatcgggttacggtttctttgtgtagattctatttactccgtcttctgtactataatgaggaccaacacggtaggacagtataacccagaaacgtcaacggcgcgacaacgtggccgccgcaagaacgtagtgaaacgcgggcgttaaagtcaatcagccaatgcacaccagtcgcagtgcggccgcgtgttagatgtgtcccagaagcggctcaacacgacgcacgcgaaaagaacggcagagtttattatttgatgcgagacgcgaccctcctgcatcaatactactaccggtaactaagatcgggcagaccggaagtcactcgtgtaaaaatacggtggatccggtcgattttcaaactaatatgcgatcgtaacccactttttgagtccatcagatctcttgagtggtagatcggggcacagttgacttgtctttgttgatttactgctttcTTCTCTGCTatcataataaccaacacggccccgtgttcaatacagaaCCCTCCGACCACAACAAAATAAGaatgaactaatattcacatagaaactaaagttatacatcataaaatatacaatataaatgaatactacatcacaggtggaaaagcgctatataagtataacaccattaccatttgtaaaatataaacacataataaaataaataatagcccctttaaataaaataacttgaaatgagctaaaacacctgtaattaaataataatacagatcctgcttacacaattaaattgattaatttctgtgtggcgctttaacttgagaaaatccaccaataaagcttttgaaaaacgttcataagaaaaaaaatgattcattgaggcatttcattcataaaatacttgttaaaatctttgtcattgggattgcttttctctttagcacaggacttcttttttcttctttctttcagaaagaaagctgaacaATACGCggcgtctgaaaggcaaattgtaattggattatctttaaatacccactactttttgagcagaattctagctttgtataggctaatgttccgattgttgaaagcacaaaggagtgtaataaacaactagcacatttatattttgcattttgttttcttactgtaccgaaaatgaaccgaaccgtgacctcaaaaccgaggtgcaTACCgatccgagatttttgtgtaccgttatacTCCTAATTTCTAGGCATAGCAAAGTTTTAAAGGCCAGGTTCATACTATACTCATCACATCCAGCATTCATATTGTATCACACCCGGCTAATTTGACTTCTTGTTCCATCCCAGGAATGCTCGTGCCTGATGCCCAGCTGTACCGTAGCCTGACTGACTGCCCGTCAACTATTTCCAGCTATGACCTGGCGTGCACGTGCGCTGCTCCAAGCCTTGTGCGCACTTAAATAAATGTTGCATACTAGCACAGTTATTCTTTGTCTGCGTTGGGGTCCACTTCACAGCGCACCCTAACGTCGtcgctgaaatgttgaaaacaaagacGCGATCGAAGAGCCGGGAGAAGTTCGTCCGCTTGACTTTCAGaaaagatgtccaaatccttgcAGAAGAAGCTTTTTTTTGGGCAACTCATAGAGTCTTGTGCCttcgtgtgagcaattcatcgctacacatcaagATGGCAAGACGACTCTTAGGAGTaaaatacagaaaatgtttgcaatatatggcgaggatagcatgGTGCTATACTTTTGTATAGCAGTGCTGGCGAGGTCATCAGCAATTGACATCATCGGGTAGCGGCCGGGAAACTTCAAaagccaaaacacacttcaaagccaaaaacttcgcggtcaatttaaaaaaaattggtaatgtgagtttgagacagcgaatgatgcattcaggccaatttaaccgagtaaaacgctcatccaaaaagctcttcagctgccctttaatGCACAacgccgattttttgtcatatctgttttgttGACGTGCCTGTTCAGGCTGTGAGATGCGCTGCGGAAACTGAcctgcatgcgcaggagcatcaaaataTATGACTACACTTGCTGGCTCAACatcattctagggtgatcagatttttgtttccaaaaagaggacacaaataacagacataaataatccacgTTTAGTATTATATTCAAAATTTATATGGCCTGATAGCATGCACACACTGTGTATGCAGGATGCACACACCGAAGGGCAGTTTGCCCACTCTCTCGAcaatgtaagcaatcttgaaatattgctcatttggagcacagaaagaaaaccgagcattcttaGGCTTATCCACACcccctttttttatttctttaatgactgttgtcaagcgcgCCACTTCCCTAAAAGCCgcattcaagctaggcgctaatgctaatATACAGCTCCAGCGCTGCAGTTGCGTCCTGCCTCTGTCACTCTTTGCAGACGTAATTGCTACATGAATTCtattttgggagacttgacagtttagaccgcagccacaatctaggaaaatgtggcccagatcggatattAACCACATacgtaagcagtgttgttaattttactttaaaaaagtaattaattacagttacaaattacttctcccaaaaggtaattgtgttagtaactcagttacctgaatttaagagtaattagttacttggcaaagtaactagttataattttcatgtttttttttttttttctcaaaaaaaaaaaaaaaaatttttttttttttaaatttaaaaaaaaaaagaaaaaaaggtcccacaatgtgaagtttaaagggtttttgggacaattggccctagcccaattctttaccctccacttaactagacacaagggtattgcgataactagatagtaacctttgctatgtgtggaagtcatttaaagttgtgaatcaaccgttaaagttgttaaaattgctcccgctattgcattagttcccttctgtctactttcaacatgtgtaagttttaaaaccgtttcatcatttaaagatggatttaactcaagattttgccgatttaggaccattttagatttaaaaaaaaataattaaaaaaagtaggttcgctcggaaggatctctacaacagagccttcatgagaggtctactgctttaagatggcgtctgtttactaacgcatgtagtccttaaacatgttgccaatgcagccgtgtctaaaatttgcatctagttctataatatgtgatatctaccgtatcatgtgggcgtagtttataggctacagtcaggtattattggagccacctagcatcgcgtttgcaatggcgtcttccccactcctgctctgctctctcgtctccgtgagtccgtctctctgactttttttattcaaccagtttagtaacgcatagtaacgcacgcctttcccgcctcagtaacggtaacggcgttgccaggatgagaaaagtaattaattagattactcactactgaaaaaaataacgccgttagtaacgccgttatattgtaacgctgttattaacaacacggtacgtaagtgacctagatcggatttgaaatggcccACTTTTATAAGACTttgcccgttcagaccgtcaagttaatgcctcactcgagttggaaaaacacaaaaaaatcgaatttgtgcattaagacctgcgtcttaatgcacaaattcgattttttttcataggtATGAACCTTGCTAAATTGTCCAGTTTGTTGGCCTCAATATTACGTCGCtgatttttgcagatgatgttttTTTGATGACTATATCAAGCCCCTATCTTTAAGTCTTACTTGAGTTCAATGATCTtaaatttctaatcaataaaccttCCTTCAGCTATAGTCCCTGGTGAGGCACATCTCATCGAGAGAACGCCACTTCTAGCTAGCCAAAGAACaccttgggaaaaaaatgatgaagtggctggggagacgaAGACTAAGCTTCCAAGAGACCAAAAAAaaggatggacggatggatgggCGGACGGACGGAATGTCGTCAGAGTCACACTTGAACAACGTAGGACTAGGTGAAATTAGATACACTAAAGTAGAAAACcttggtgtcaggattagcgatgagacagcatagaataggatgccaacatcctcacactcacaagggattcacacaaatactgggttctagaccacaTGGCTAATTTATGTACTCTTCATCCCTCCCAATCAATTATCTCTCAGACCCCCCCCCCGTCCTTGGTTATCAGgctccccacatggtgtcaaccggaaatacaactagctaacgatagcagcaacatattcatagtcagAGTAGgagtttaatgtatttcttgttgttgtttgtgctttatCTGTCTCTCTCCCtcatttcttctgttcccccatagccccttcctgttcgctgctttctcctaccgtaatttcccaaatataacgtgcactttttttccccaaaatcaacttgtaaagtcatgggtgcgcattatacacgggtacatggatggagacagaatatatattatatatacactcaccggccactttattaggtacaccatgctagtaacgggttggacccccttttgccttcagattcttcgtggcatagtttcaccaaggtgctggaagcattcctcagagagtttggtccatattgacatgatggcatcacacagttggcgcagatttgtcggctgcacatccatgattcgAATCTCCCCTtctaccacatcccaaagatgctctattggattgagatctgctgactgtggaggccatttgagtacagtgaactcatagtcatgttcaagaaaacagtctgagatgattccagctttatgacatggcacattatcctgctgaaagtagccatcagaagttgggtacattgtggtcataaagggatggacatggtcagcaacaatactcaggtaggctgtggcgttccaacaatgctcaattggtaccaaggggtccaaagagtgccaagaaaatattccccacaccattacaccaccaccaccagcctgaacctttgatacaaggcaggatggatccatgctttcatgttgttgacgccaaattctgaccttaccatccgaatgtcgcagcagaaatcgagactcatcagaccaggcaacgtttttccaatcttctattttccaatttccatgagcttgtgcaaattgtagcctcagtttcctgttcttagcagaaaggagtggcaccctgcgtggtcttctgctgctgtagcccatctgcctcaaagttcgacgtactgtgcgttcagagatgctcttctgcctaccttggttgtaacgggtggttatttgagtcaccgttgcctttctatcagctcgaaccagtctggccattctcctctgacctctggcatcaacaaggcatttccgcccacagaactgccgctcactggatattatttctttttcggaccattctctgcaaACCCTAGAgacggttgtgcgtgaaaatcccagtagattagcagattctgaaatactcagaccagcccttctggcaccaacagccATGCCACGtttaaagtcactcaaatcacctttcttccccatactgatgcttggtttgaactgcaggagattgtcttaagccatgtctacatgcctaaatgcactgagttgccgccatgtgattggctgattagaaatgaagtgttaacgagcagttggacaggtgtacctaataaagtggtcggtgagtgtatattaaaagacagatttttttttattgacacggccatgttgtgtcgaagaaaacgtatgcggtgatccgttgccgaccattacggtacacgaagtcaccattttgtttcggtaatacttgtttcggtaataccacactgattggtcgaatgatttcgtctgtgttaaattctgcttttttcagtcTTAATAAAGCacagaactcatttgagtcaacgtttattgcaactcggcaactcggaccataacaaacgtaacacaacacagagttcctgtgtccgtcaactatatctgtccctcgggaaactcaaacccaaataacaatagttcctcttgttacatTCCACAGCGATGCGCTTTTTCCATTTTCCGACTT from Corythoichthys intestinalis isolate RoL2023-P3 chromosome 8, ASM3026506v1, whole genome shotgun sequence includes:
- the mafgb gene encoding v-maf avian musculoaponeurotic fibrosarcoma oncogene homolog Gb isoform X1, encoding MGKKGDLSDFKRGMAVGARRAGLSISESANLLGFSRTTVSRVCREWSEKEIISSERQFCGRKCLVDARGQRRMARLVRADRKATVTQITTRYNQGRQKSISERTVRRTLRQMGYSSRRPRRVPLLSAKNRKLRLQFAQAHGNWKIEDWKNVAWSDESRFLLRHSDGKVRIWRQQHESMDPSCLVSKVQAGGGGVMVWGIFSWHSLDPLVPIEHCWNATAYLSIVADHVHPFMTTMYPTSDGYFQQDNVPCHKAGIISDCFLEHDYEFTVLKWPPQSADLNPIEHLWDVVEGEIRIMDVQPTNLRQLCDAIMSIWTKLSEECFQHLGETMPRRI